The genomic window GAAAGAAATAAAAATGAAACATTTGGTAATATTAGAATAATTTACGCAATATTAACTATTGGATTATTAGGATTTATTGTTTGAGCTCATCATATATTTACAATTGGAATAGATGTAGATACACGAGCCTACTTCACATCAGCAACTATAATCATTGCTATTCCTACAGGAATTAAAATTTTTAGTTGACTAGCAACTATTTATGGATCTAAAATTAATTTTTCACCATCAACAATTTGAGCTTTAGGATTCATTTTTTTATTTACAATTGGAGGATTAACAGGAGTAATTTTAGCTAATTCATCTATTGATATTATTTTGCATGACACTTATTATGTAGTAGCTCATTTTCATTATGTTTTATCAATAGGAATTGTATTTGCAATTATTGCTAGTTTAATTCATTGATTTCCAATTTTTACAGGATTTTCAATAAATAACTTCATTTTAAAAATTCAATTTATTTTAATATTTATTGGAGTAAACATAACTTTCTTTCCACAACATTTTTTAGGTTTAAATGGTATACCTCGACGATATACAGATTACCCAAATAATTTTTTATTATGAAATATAATTTCATCAATTGGATCTATAATTTCAACATTCAGAATTATTATTTTAATCTATTCAATTTGAAATAGACTTTTTTTAAAAAAAACAACAATCTTTAAATTAAATTTAAGTAATTCAATTGAATGAATTCACAATCTTCCACCATTAGAACATTCATATGCAGAATTACCACTAATTACTAATTTCTAATATGGCAGAATTTATATGCAATGAACTTAAAATTCATTTATAAAGAATAATCTTTTTTTAGAAATTATAACTTGAATAAAACTAAGATTTCAAAATAGAAATTCACCATTAATAGAACAATTAATTTTTTTTCATGATCATACAATCTTTATTATTATCATAATTATATCAACAATTACTTATATAATATTATTTATTATAAAAAATAAATTTATTAATATTAAAATTTCTGAAAATCAAATAATCGAATTTATTTGAACTACAACTCCACCAATTATCTTAATTTTTATTGCAATACCTTCCCTTCACTTACTTTATTTAATAGATGAAATTAAATGTCCTATTTTAACAGTTAAGATTTTTGGACATCAATGATTTTGATCTTATGAATATTCAGATTTTTCTAATATTGAATTTGAATCTTATATAATAAATGAATTAAATAAAGAAAATTTTCGTTTAATTGAAGTAGACAATAAAACCATTCTACCATTTAAATTTAATATTCGATTAT from Aphis gossypii mitochondrion, complete genome includes these protein-coding regions:
- the COX2 gene encoding cytochrome c oxidase subunit II produces the protein MTWMKLSFQNSNSPLMEQLIFFHDHTIFIIIMIMSTITYMMLFIMKNKFINIKISENQMIEFIWTTTPPIILIFIAMPSLHLLYLMDEIKCPILTVKIFGHQWFWSYEYSDFSNIEFESYMMNELNKENFRLIEVDNKTILPFKFNIRLLISSDDVIHSWTIPSLAIKIDAIPGRMNQINLFMNRPGIYFGQCSEICGINHSFMPIQIESINLNKFIYWIKNF